A stretch of the Nicotiana tabacum cultivar K326 chromosome 6, ASM71507v2, whole genome shotgun sequence genome encodes the following:
- the LOC107808858 gene encoding cleavage stimulating factor 64 codes for MASSDSQRRCVFVGNIPYDATEEQLIQICEEVGPVVSFRLVIDRETGKPKGYGFCEYKDEETALSARRNLQGYEINGRQLRVDFAENDKNSDRNRDQGRGGPGMATNIDPKKHIGGPAVPVDSALHQPIGMSVAMTAAAVMAGALGAAQTGSSFSQSGVDPLTLHMSKLSRSQLNDVMSEFKVMCTQNKEQTRQLLLAIPNLSKALFQAQLILGMVSQPMLQMPNIRQSTAPQLQPLLLDGQRSQQLATQSLPGLPPLPPSLLPQARPQIHLAQPAQNQILQSQLPTPSRILPSVQPQVNVSINPPVQMGTSSSIKQQMHPSFLQQAGPVASTNFSYNSQLGTTNTNYHPPQSTLPPLLEQGFQVNPSAVSGVMDNMNKGSRGPQAPNNSSSITRPAYPAGLPEEKRGATNNLDLLSRPSKLPRLNDGISYALPDASVSTSLSGPSTQVSAAAEVSNSDKQASQVQLPSDIESALLQQVLSLTPEQLSSLPPDQQQQVIQLQQMLRQPT; via the exons ATGGCCTCTTCTGATTCCCAGCGTCGCTGCGTTTTTG TTGGGAATATACCATATGATGCTACTGAGGAGCAACTAATTCAAATCTGTGAGGAGGTTGGACCAGTTGTTTCCTTCAG ATTAGTGATTGATAGAGAAACTGGGAAACCAAAAGGTTATGGATTCTGCGAATACAAGGATGAAGAGACTGCCTTGAGTGCTCGTCGTAACCTTCAAGGGTACGAGATAAATGGTCGGCAGCTAAGAGTTGATTTTgctgaaaatgataaaaattctgACAGAAATCGTGACCAG GGTCGCGGCGGACCTGGCATGGCTACGAATATTG ATCCCAAAAAACACATCGGGGGACCAGCTGTCCCTGTGGATTCTGCACTCCATCAGCCAATAGGCATGTCAGTAGCTATGACTGCTGCAGCGGTTATGGCAGGAGCTCTTGGAGCTGCTCAGACTGGCAGCTCATTCAGTCAATCTGGAGTAGATCCTTTAAcactacatatgtccaaattgtCTAGGAGCCAACTGAATGATGTAATGTCTGAGTTTAAG GTAATGTGTACACAAAACAAGGAACAGACACGCCAACTGCTGTTAGCAATTCCAAATTTGTCAAAAGCTCTTTTTCAG GCACAGCTAATACTGGGAATGGTGTCCCAACCAATG TTGCAGATGCCAAACATTCGGCAATCTACTGCACCTCAACTGCAGCCATTGTTGCTAGATGGTCAGCGAAGTCAACAACTAGCAACTCAGTCTCTCCCTGGGTTACCCCCACTTCCCCCTAGTTTGCTCCCCCAGGCACGGCCTCAGATTCATCTTGCCCAACCAGCACAGAACCAAATTTTGCAGAGTCAGTTGCCTACGCCTTCTAGAATCCTTCCATCTGTGCAACCCCAGGTCAATGTATCAATTAATCCGCCAGTTCAGATGGGAACTTCCTCTTCTATAAAGCAGCAAATGCATCCTTCTTTCTTACAACAAGCTGGGCCAGTTGCATCTACAAATTTTTCATATAATAGTCAGCTGGGGACTACAAATACAAACTATCATCCTCCTCAATCAACGCTTCCCCCATTATTGGAACAAGGTTTTCAG GTAAACCCTTCAGCAGTTTCTGGtgtcatggataatatgaataAAGGGTCTCGAGGACCACAGGCTCCAAATAATTCATCTTCAATTACCAGACCAGCTTACCCTGCAGGTTTGCCTGAGGAAAAGAGAGGGGCAACTAATAATCTAGATCTTCTTAGCCGGCCATCGAAATTGCCTAGACTAAATGATGGAATAAGTTATGCCTTGCCTGATGCAAGTGTATCTACGTCCCTGTCAGGACCCTCGACTCAAGTTTCAGCTGCAGCAGAAGTGTCAAACTCTGATAAACAAGCTAGTCAG GTGCAGCTTCCCTCGGACATTGAGTCTGCCTTGCTGCAACAAGTACTGAGTCTGACTCCTGAACAGCTAAGTTCACTGCCACCAGATCAGCAGCAGCAGGTCATTCAGCTTCAGCAGATGCTTCGGCAGCCAACGTAG